A genomic window from Klebsiella quasipneumoniae subsp. quasipneumoniae includes:
- a CDS encoding tail assembly protein, whose amino-acid sequence MKEVMTKIELGGILGKTFGKYHQRLVSNSSEAVRALCCTLEGFEKFLNKSKEKGITFAVFKGKKNIGERDLSFPLTGEVLRIIPVVIGSKKAGVLQTIMGAALVAVGVIVGYVSGWTGVGWAVGSKMAMMGGAMMLGGVVQMLSPQPAGLARKESADNKASYAFGGVTNTASQGYPVPLLYGRRRIGGAIISAGIYVEDQQ is encoded by the coding sequence ATGAAAGAGGTAATGACAAAAATAGAATTAGGCGGAATTTTGGGTAAAACTTTTGGGAAGTATCATCAAAGACTTGTTTCAAACTCATCTGAAGCTGTTAGAGCCTTATGTTGTACCTTAGAGGGTTTTGAAAAATTTCTTAATAAAAGCAAGGAAAAAGGGATAACGTTTGCAGTATTTAAGGGCAAAAAAAATATTGGTGAACGTGATTTATCATTTCCTCTTACAGGAGAGGTTTTACGCATAATTCCGGTTGTCATTGGTAGTAAAAAAGCAGGTGTTTTACAAACAATTATGGGCGCGGCTTTGGTTGCAGTTGGGGTTATCGTTGGATATGTTTCTGGGTGGACCGGTGTAGGTTGGGCTGTTGGTTCTAAGATGGCAATGATGGGCGGTGCTATGATGCTCGGTGGCGTCGTTCAGATGCTTTCCCCACAGCCAGCTGGCCTGGCACGAAAAGAATCCGCTGACAATAAAGCGTCCTACGCCTTTGGGGGAGTGACGAACACTGCCTCTCAGGGATACCCAGTCCCTTTGCTTTATGGCAGACGCCGAATTGGCGGCGCCATTATATCTGCCGGTATTTACGTAGAAGACCAGCAATAA